Within Ovis aries strain OAR_USU_Benz2616 breed Rambouillet chromosome 3, ARS-UI_Ramb_v3.0, whole genome shotgun sequence, the genomic segment CTGAGAGCAGATTGCTCTTCTCTGCCCGTGGCATGCCCCAGGAGGCATTCCCTACAGACTTCCTGCTAACTAACGCTTCACCATACTTGTCCTTGAGAAAAGCTAAGAGTAGACCTCAGGATGGGAGGCAAAAGGTGTTGAGGAGTCCATCTTTGAGAGCAACTGGATATCTTGGACCAGGACTTTCTCTAGGCCATCTCTTCTCTTCAAGGCTGTCACCTTGAAGACTCCAGGGATGTCCCTACAACACCAGaaagggagttcagttcagtcactcagtcatgtccgactctttgcgacccatgaatcacagcacaccaggcctccctgtccatcaccaatgcccagagttcactcaaactcatgtccatcgagttggtgatgccatccagccacctcatcctctgtcgtccccttctcctcctgcccccaattcctccccgcatcaggctcttttccattaagtcagctcttcacatgagatggccaaagtatgggagtttcagcttcagcatcagtccttccaaagaacacccaacactaatctcctttaggatggactggttggatctccttgcagtccaagggactctcaagagtctcctccaacatcacagttcaaaagcatcaattctttggtgctcagctttcttcatagtccaactctcacatccatacatgaccacagaaaaaccacagccttgactagagggagctttgttggcaaagtaatgtctctgcttttgcatatgctatctaggttggtcgtaactttccttccaaggagtaagcgtcttttaatttcatggctgcagtcaccatctgcagtgatttcagagccccccaaaataaagtctgacacagtttcccatctatctgccatgaagtgatgggacgggatgccatgatctttgttttctgaatgttgagctttaagccaacttttgccctctcctctttcactttcatcaagaggcttttagttcctcttcactttctgccataagagtggtgtcatctgcatatctgaggttattgatagttctcccggcaatcttgattccagcttgtgcttcctccagcccagcatttctcatgatgtactctgcatatatgttaagtaagcagggtgacaacatacagccttgatgtactccttttcctatctggaaccagtctgttgttccatgtccagttctaactgttgcttcctgatctgcatacaggtttctcaagaggcaggtcaggtggtctggtagtcccatctctttcagaattgtccacagttgattgtgatccacacagtcaaaggctttggcatagtcaataaagcagaaacagaggtttttctggaactctgttgctttttgatgatccagagaatgttggcaatttgatctctggttcctctgccttttctaaaaccagcttgaacacctggaagttcacagtttatgtactgctgaagcctggcttggagaattttgagcattacttcactagcgtgtgagatgaatgcaattgtgtggtagtgtgagcattctttggcattgcctttctttggaactggactgaaaactgaccttttcccatcctgtggccactgctgagttttccaaatttgctggcatattgagtgcagcactttcacagcatcatctttcaggatttgaaatagctcaactggaattccatcacatccactagctttgttcatagtgatgctttctaaggcccacttgacttgacattctaggatgtctggctctaggtgagtgatcacaccattgtgattgtctgggttgtgaagcctttttctgtacagttcttctgtgtattcttgccatctcttcttaatatcttctgcttctgttaggtccataccattcctgtcctttatcgagcccatctttgcatgaaatgttcccttggtatctctaattttcttgaagagatctctagtctttcccattctgttgttttcctctatttctttgcattgatcgctgaggaaggctttcttatctctccttgctattctttggaactctgcattcagatgcttatatctttccttttctcctttgctttttgcttctcttcttttcacagctctttgtaaagtcccctcagacagccattttgctgttttgcatttcttttccacggggatggtcttgatccctgtctcttgtacatggtcacgaacctccatccatagttcatcaggcactctttctatcggatctagtcccttaaatctattcctcactttcactgtataatcataagggatttgatttaggtcatacctgaatggtctagtggttttccccactttcttcaatttcagtctgaatttggcaataaggagttcatgatctgggccacagtcagcccctggtcttgtttttgctgactgtatcgagcttctccatctttggctgcaaagaatgtaatcaatctgatttcagtgttgaccatctggtgatatccatttagagtcttgtgttgttgaaagaaggtgtttgctatatgaccagtgcattctcttggcaaaactctattagcctttgccctgcttcattccggactccaaggccaaatttgcctgttactccaggtgtttcttgacttcctacttttacattccagtcccctataatgaaaaggacatcttttttgggtgttagttctaaagatcttgtaggtcttcatagaaccattcaaattcagcttcttcagtgctaCTGGTcgggacataggcttggattaccatgatattgaatggtttgccttggaaataaacagagatcattctgtcgtttttgagattacatccaagtgctgcatttcggactcttttgttgaccatgatggctactccatttcttctgagggattcctgcccacagtagtagatataatggtcatctgagttaaattcacccaaatcagtccattttagttcgctgattcctagaatgtcgacgttgaCTTTTGCCATcgcttgtttgaccacttccaatttgccttgattcatggacctgccatgccaggttcctatgaaatattgctctttaaagcaacagaccttgcttctatcaccagtacCATCCACaaatgagtattgtttttgctttggctccatcccttcattctttctggagttatttctccactgatctccagtagcatattgggcacctaccaacctgaggcgttcccctttcagtatcctatcattttgcctttgcatactgttcatggggtcccttctccagtggaccacattctgtcagacctctccaccatgaccctcccgtcctgggtggccccacttggcatggcttagtttcactgagttagacaaggctgtgctccgtgtgattagattggctagttttctgtgattatggttttagtgtgtctgccccctgatgccttcttgcaacacctaatgacttatttgggtttctcttaccttggacgtggggtatgtcttcacggctgctccagcaaatcacagccgctgctccttaccttggagcaGGGGTATCTGCTCACGGCCACACCTCCTGACtctgaacgtggaatagctcctctcagccctcctttTTCCGTGCAGCTGCCCACCACctgggcgtggggtagctcctctctgctgccaccctgacctcagacgtggggtaactcctctcagcTACTGCTGTGCCTATGCAGCAGAAAGGGAGTAGGGGTGGaaattcatcctctgtcgtcttaGAGGCAGGTCCACGCAAATGTGCCATTTTCTCCAACACTCTTACTgtccccagtcttttttttttctctcctttatttatttatttttttgatatacaacacagattttattttatttttttttaatttttgtttttactttattttgctttacaatactgtattggttttgccatacattgacatgaatctgccacgggtgtacatgagttcccaatcctgaacccccttcccacctcccaccccatatcatctctctgtatcatccccatgcaccagccccaagcctcctgtatcctgtatcaaacatagactggcagtttgtttcttacatgatagtatacatgttgcaatgccattctcccaaatcttcccactctctccctctcccacagagtccaaaagtccgttctatacatctgtgtctcttttgctatcttgcatacagggttatcattaccatctttctaaattccatatatatgtgttagtacactgtattggtgtttttctttctggcttacttcactctgtataataggctccagtttcatccacctcattagaactgattcaaatgtattctttttaatggctgagtaatactccatggtgtatatgtacca encodes:
- the LOC114113979 gene encoding uncharacterized protein LOC114113979 translates to MEVRDHVQETGIKTIPVEKKCKTAKWLSEGTLQRAVKRREAKSKGEKERYKHLNAEFQRIARRDKKAFLSDQCKEIEENNRMGKTRDLFKKIRDTKGTFHAKMGSIKDRNGMDLTEAEDIKKRWQEYTEELYRKRLHNPDNHNGVITHLEPDILECQVKWALESITMNKASGCDGIPVELFQILKDDAVKVLHSICQQIWKTQQWPQDGKRSVFSPVPKKGNAKECSHYHTIAFISHASEVMLKILQARLQQYINCELPGVQAGFRKGRGTRDQIANILWIIKKQQSSRKTSVSALLTMPKPLTVWITINCGQF